A single window of Paracoccus albus DNA harbors:
- a CDS encoding DUF5337 domain-containing protein, which produces MVDRSAHDAAQMRLVAVVMALTAILWLAANWAGQRFGWPSKYAYLADLAAIGGFVWSLLVAWRIWQRGKARSGKEG; this is translated from the coding sequence ATGGTCGATCGGTCGGCCCATGATGCGGCGCAAATGCGTCTTGTCGCGGTCGTGATGGCCCTGACGGCCATTCTGTGGCTGGCGGCAAACTGGGCCGGACAGCGCTTTGGCTGGCCGTCTAAATATGCGTATCTCGCGGATCTGGCCGCGATAGGTGGTTTTGTCTGGTCGCTGCTTGTGGCCTGGCGTATCTGGCAGCGCGGCAAGGCGCGGTCGGGCAAGGAAGGATAA
- the nuoF gene encoding NADH-quinone oxidoreductase subunit NuoF gives MLQDKDRIFQNLYGMGDRSLKGAQSRGCWDGTADIIARGRDKIIEEMKASGLRGRGGAGFPTGLKWSFMPKESDGRPAYLVINGDESEPATCKDREIMRHDPHTLIEGALIASFAMNAHASYIYLRGEFIREREALQTAINECYDAGLLGKNAAGSGWDFDLYLNHGAGAYICGEETALLESLEGKKGMPRMKPPFPAGAGLYGCPTTVNNVESIAVVPTILRRGPEWFAGFGRPNNAGTKLFGLTGHVNTPCVVEEAMSIPMKELIEKHGGGIRGGWKNLKAIIPGGASCPVLTAEMCENAIMDYDGMKELKSSFGTACMIVMDQSTDVIAAIWRLSKFFKHESCGQCTPCREGTGWMMRVMERLVTGEAEVEEIDMLFDVTKQVEGHTICALGDAAAWPIQGLIRNFRGEIEDRLKAKKTGRMGAMAAE, from the coding sequence CTGTTGCAGGACAAGGACAGGATTTTCCAGAACCTTTACGGGATGGGAGACCGTTCACTGAAGGGCGCACAGTCGCGCGGTTGCTGGGATGGCACCGCCGACATCATCGCGCGCGGCCGCGACAAGATCATTGAAGAGATGAAGGCATCGGGCCTGCGCGGTCGCGGCGGCGCGGGCTTCCCGACCGGTTTGAAATGGTCTTTCATGCCCAAGGAATCGGATGGCCGTCCGGCTTATCTGGTCATCAATGGCGATGAATCCGAGCCTGCGACCTGCAAGGACCGCGAGATCATGCGCCATGATCCGCATACCCTGATCGAAGGTGCGTTGATTGCCAGCTTCGCGATGAACGCGCACGCGTCCTACATCTATCTGCGTGGCGAGTTCATCCGTGAGCGTGAGGCGCTTCAGACAGCGATCAACGAATGCTATGATGCCGGGCTGCTGGGTAAGAATGCGGCGGGTTCAGGTTGGGACTTTGACCTGTACCTGAATCACGGCGCGGGTGCCTATATCTGTGGCGAGGAAACTGCGCTGCTGGAAAGTCTGGAGGGCAAGAAGGGTATGCCCCGCATGAAGCCGCCATTTCCGGCTGGCGCGGGGCTTTATGGCTGCCCGACGACGGTGAACAACGTGGAGTCCATCGCAGTTGTGCCGACGATTCTGCGGCGCGGGCCGGAATGGTTCGCGGGCTTTGGTCGTCCGAACAATGCGGGCACCAAGCTGTTCGGCCTGACCGGCCATGTGAACACGCCCTGTGTCGTTGAAGAGGCCATGTCAATTCCGATGAAAGAGTTGATCGAAAAGCATGGCGGCGGCATTCGCGGCGGCTGGAAGAACCTCAAGGCGATCATTCCGGGCGGCGCGTCCTGTCCGGTCCTGACGGCAGAGATGTGCGAAAACGCGATCATGGACTATGATGGCATGAAAGAGCTGAAATCCAGCTTTGGCACCGCATGCATGATCGTCATGGATCAGTCGACCGACGTGATTGCAGCGATCTGGCGGTTGTCGAAATTCTTCAAGCATGAAAGCTGCGGCCAATGCACGCCTTGTCGTGAGGGCACCGGCTGGATGATGCGCGTCATGGAGCGTCTGGTCACGGGCGAGGCAGAGGTCGAGGAAATCGACATGCTGTTCGACGTCACCAAGCAGGTCGAGGGCCACACGATCTGTGCCCTGGGTGATGCGGCGGCCTGGCCGATTCAGGGCCTGATCCGCAACTTCCGTGGGGAGATTGAAGACCGTCTGAAAGCGAAGAAGACCGGGCGCATGGGCGCCATGGCGGCGGAGTAA
- a CDS encoding DUF5333 domain-containing protein: protein MKKLIALTLTAGILAAPAMAQAPLSQEKYINDRLIAARVADRVRRECPSIDARIVYAWSQARALKKYAQNQGYSSAQIDAFLDSKPDKDRIYAAAENYLTRNGAAKGDAESFCRIGRAEIASKSVAGSLLVAK, encoded by the coding sequence ATGAAGAAACTGATCGCACTTACCCTGACCGCAGGAATCCTTGCCGCTCCGGCAATGGCGCAGGCACCGCTCAGTCAGGAAAAATACATCAATGACCGGCTGATCGCCGCGCGTGTCGCGGACCGCGTGCGCCGTGAATGCCCGTCGATTGACGCGCGGATCGTCTATGCGTGGAGCCAGGCGCGCGCTTTGAAAAAATATGCGCAGAATCAGGGTTACTCTTCGGCCCAGATTGACGCATTCCTCGACAGCAAGCCCGATAAGGACCGCATCTATGCTGCGGCCGAAAACTATCTGACCCGCAACGGCGCGGCCAAGGGGGATGCCGAATCCTTCTGCCGCATCGGTCGGGCCGAAATCGCAAGCAAGTCGGTCGCTGGCTCTTTGCTGGTGGCCAAGTAA
- the nuoG gene encoding NADH-quinone oxidoreductase subunit NuoG, producing the protein MADLRTIKIDGKEIEVDPNLTLIQACEQAGVEIPRFCYHERLSIAGNCRMCLVEVVGGPPKPAASCAMQVKDLRPGPEGAPSEVLTNSPMVKKAREGVMEFLLINHPLDCPICDQGGECDLQDQAMAYGIDFSRYREPKRASEDLNLGPLVETHMTRCISCTRCVRFTTEVAGITQMGQTGRGEDSEITSYLNETLNSNMQGNIIDLCPVGALVSKPYAFTARPWELNKTETVDVMDALGSNIRVDTKGREVMRILPRNNDDVNEEWINDKTRFVWDGLRRQRLDKPYVRENGKLRPASWAEALSAAASAMKGKKLAGLVGDLVPVEAAFSLKQLIEGLGGNVECRVDGAQLPAGNRSAYVGTATIADIDDAKMIQLIGTNPRTEAPVLNARIRAAWSRGAQIGLIGAAVDLTYDYAHLGSELAALEKLSSQKISDETKEAPTLVIVGQGAIQGENGANVLAHAMKLAENSNSKLLVLHTAAGRVGAMDVGAVTEGGMGAALDGADVIYNLGTDEVEIPAGAFVIYQGSHGDRGAHRADIILPAACYTEENALFVNTEGRPQLAMRANFAPGDARENWAILRALSAELGRQLPWDSLAALRRAMIDAVPVLGAVDEVAENEWQPLPVEPLGSGEIEYAIRDFYLTNPISRSSPLMAELSAMAAARAEDEKLAAE; encoded by the coding sequence ATGGCAGATCTGCGCACAATCAAGATCGACGGCAAGGAAATCGAGGTCGATCCGAACCTGACCCTGATTCAGGCCTGCGAACAGGCGGGCGTCGAAATTCCGCGCTTCTGCTATCATGAGCGGCTGTCGATTGCCGGGAACTGCCGGATGTGCCTGGTCGAAGTTGTTGGCGGGCCGCCAAAGCCCGCCGCCTCTTGCGCGATGCAGGTCAAGGATTTGCGGCCGGGGCCGGAAGGTGCGCCGTCCGAGGTTCTGACCAACTCTCCGATGGTCAAGAAAGCCCGCGAGGGCGTGATGGAGTTTCTGCTCATCAACCACCCGCTGGATTGTCCGATCTGCGACCAGGGCGGAGAGTGCGATCTTCAGGATCAGGCGATGGCTTACGGCATCGACTTCAGCCGCTACCGCGAACCGAAGCGCGCCAGCGAGGACCTGAACCTCGGCCCGCTGGTCGAAACCCATATGACGCGCTGCATCTCCTGCACGCGCTGCGTCCGCTTCACGACAGAGGTGGCAGGCATCACCCAGATGGGCCAGACGGGCAGGGGCGAGGATAGCGAGATCACCAGCTATCTGAACGAAACGCTGAACTCCAACATGCAGGGCAATATCATCGACCTTTGCCCGGTTGGCGCGCTTGTCTCGAAGCCCTATGCCTTTACCGCTCGCCCGTGGGAGCTGAACAAGACAGAGACCGTCGACGTGATGGACGCGCTTGGCAGCAATATCCGTGTTGATACCAAAGGTCGCGAGGTGATGCGTATCCTGCCGCGCAACAATGACGACGTGAACGAGGAATGGATCAACGACAAGACCCGGTTCGTCTGGGACGGTTTGCGCCGTCAACGATTGGATAAGCCATACGTCCGTGAGAACGGAAAGCTTCGCCCGGCAAGCTGGGCAGAGGCACTATCGGCAGCGGCATCGGCCATGAAAGGCAAGAAGCTTGCAGGGTTGGTCGGTGATCTGGTGCCGGTCGAGGCTGCATTCAGCCTGAAGCAGCTGATCGAAGGTCTTGGTGGCAATGTCGAATGCCGCGTAGACGGTGCGCAGTTGCCGGCTGGTAACCGTTCGGCCTATGTCGGCACGGCCACGATTGCAGATATCGACGATGCAAAGATGATCCAGCTGATCGGCACCAATCCGCGGACTGAAGCCCCTGTGCTTAATGCGCGCATTCGCGCCGCCTGGTCGCGTGGCGCACAAATCGGGCTGATTGGTGCTGCGGTTGATCTGACATATGACTACGCGCATCTCGGCAGTGAGCTTGCAGCGTTGGAGAAGCTGTCGTCTCAGAAGATTTCCGACGAAACGAAGGAAGCGCCGACATTGGTGATTGTCGGACAGGGCGCGATTCAGGGCGAGAACGGCGCGAATGTGCTGGCCCACGCCATGAAACTGGCTGAAAACAGCAACTCCAAGCTTCTTGTTTTGCACACGGCGGCCGGGCGCGTCGGCGCGATGGACGTTGGGGCTGTCACCGAGGGGGGTATGGGCGCGGCACTTGATGGTGCGGATGTGATCTACAACCTCGGCACGGATGAAGTTGAAATTCCGGCCGGCGCGTTCGTCATCTATCAGGGCAGCCACGGCGATCGTGGTGCGCATCGTGCCGATATTATCCTGCCTGCCGCCTGCTATACCGAAGAAAACGCGCTGTTCGTCAACACCGAAGGGCGTCCTCAGCTTGCGATGCGCGCCAATTTCGCGCCCGGCGATGCGCGGGAGAATTGGGCGATCCTGCGGGCGCTGTCAGCCGAGCTTGGCCGGCAACTGCCTTGGGACAGCCTTGCGGCGCTGCGCCGTGCGATGATTGACGCCGTGCCTGTGCTTGGCGCCGTTGATGAGGTGGCCGAAAATGAATGGCAGCCGCTGCCGGTTGAGCCTCTTGGGTCCGGAGAAATCGAGTACGCGATCAGGGATTTTTATCTGACCAATCCGATCTCGCGGTCCTCTCCGCTGATGGCGGAATTGTCGGCAATGGCGGCGGCGCGTGCTGAAGACGAAAAGCTTGCGGCAGAGTAA
- the nuoH gene encoding NADH-quinone oxidoreductase subunit NuoH has product MAEFWASGLGHAIILLAQGLAIIAFVMISLIFMVYGDRKIWAAVQLRRGPNVVGPWGLLQTFADALKYVLKEIVVPAGADKFVFFLAPFLSMVLALIGFVAIPFGPGWVMANINVGILFIFAMSSLEVYGVIMGGWASNSKYPFLAALRSASQMISYEVSMGLIIIGIIISAGSMNLSVIVESQRGAGLLSWYWLPHLPMLALFFVSALAETNRPPFDLAEAESELVAGHMVEYGSTPYLLFMAGEYIAIFLMCALISIFFFGGWLSPIPGLPDGVLWMVIKMWFWFWMFSMVKAIVPRYRYDQLMRIGWKVFLPLSLGWVVFVAIMARYEVLGGFWARAAVGG; this is encoded by the coding sequence ATGGCAGAATTCTGGGCATCCGGATTGGGTCACGCCATCATCCTGCTGGCGCAGGGGCTGGCAATCATCGCCTTTGTGATGATCTCGTTGATCTTCATGGTTTACGGCGACCGCAAGATCTGGGCGGCCGTGCAGTTGCGGCGCGGCCCTAACGTCGTAGGTCCGTGGGGTTTGCTTCAGACCTTTGCCGACGCCTTGAAATACGTGCTGAAAGAGATCGTCGTTCCTGCCGGGGCCGACAAATTCGTCTTCTTCCTGGCACCTTTCCTGTCAATGGTTCTGGCCCTGATCGGCTTCGTTGCCATTCCATTCGGGCCCGGCTGGGTTATGGCCAACATAAATGTCGGCATCCTGTTCATCTTCGCCATGTCCTCGCTTGAGGTTTACGGCGTGATTATGGGCGGCTGGGCGTCCAACTCTAAATATCCGTTCCTTGCTGCCTTGCGCTCTGCCTCTCAGATGATCTCTTACGAGGTGTCGATGGGGCTGATTATCATTGGCATCATCATTTCTGCCGGGTCGATGAACCTTTCGGTGATCGTGGAATCACAGCGTGGGGCAGGGCTGCTGAGCTGGTACTGGCTGCCGCATCTGCCGATGCTGGCGCTGTTCTTCGTGTCGGCACTTGCCGAAACCAACCGCCCGCCCTTCGATCTGGCGGAAGCTGAATCCGAACTGGTCGCAGGTCACATGGTGGAATACGGCTCTACCCCGTATCTGCTGTTCATGGCCGGTGAATATATCGCCATCTTCCTGATGTGTGCCCTGATCTCTATCTTCTTCTTCGGGGGATGGCTGTCACCGATACCCGGCCTGCCGGATGGCGTGCTGTGGATGGTCATCAAGATGTGGTTCTGGTTCTGGATGTTCTCGATGGTGAAGGCTATCGTGCCACGCTATCGCTATGATCAGCTGATGCGCATCGGCTGGAAGGTTTTCCTGCCGCTGTCGCTTGGCTGGGTTGTTTTCGTGGCGATCATGGCGCGCTATGAAGTTCTTGGCGGGTTCTGGGCCCGCGCAGCAGTCGGAGGCTGA
- the nuoI gene encoding NADH-quinone oxidoreductase subunit NuoI, which produces MALDLARATKYFLMWDFIKGFGLGVKYFFAPKETINYPHEKGPLSPRFRGEHALRRYPSGEERCIACKLCEAICPAQAITIDAEPRDDGSRRTTRYDIDMTKCIYCGFCQEACPVDAIVEGPNFEFATETREELFFDKQKLLENGDRWEAEIARNLYLDAPYR; this is translated from the coding sequence ATGGCCCTCGACCTCGCCCGCGCGACCAAATATTTCCTGATGTGGGATTTCATCAAAGGCTTTGGCCTTGGGGTGAAATATTTCTTCGCGCCGAAGGAAACCATCAACTATCCGCACGAAAAAGGCCCGCTGTCCCCGCGCTTCCGCGGGGAGCATGCGCTGCGGCGTTACCCATCAGGGGAAGAGCGCTGCATCGCCTGCAAACTGTGTGAGGCGATCTGCCCGGCGCAGGCCATTACGATTGACGCCGAACCACGCGATGACGGCAGCCGCCGGACGACGCGCTATGATATCGACATGACCAAATGCATCTATTGCGGTTTCTGTCAGGAAGCCTGCCCGGTGGATGCCATTGTCGAAGGGCCGAATTTCGAATTCGCCACCGAAACCCGCGAGGAACTGTTTTTCGACAAGCAGAAACTGCTTGAGAACGGTGACCGCTGGGAGGCAGAGATTGCCCGCAACCTTTATCTGGACGCGCCCTACCGATGA
- a CDS encoding carboxymuconolactone decarboxylase family protein: MNDAFTRLFQQMVQSGQEMARAYNPALEQVDTRAFEKLIPTMPADVLEMWFGKTFNREGLDAKTRLLLTIGAITVQGALAEPQLRLTIRQALEAGATKREIAETIYQMSMFAGLPAMQKALDIAASVYDEEDEA; the protein is encoded by the coding sequence ATGAACGATGCTTTCACACGCCTGTTCCAGCAGATGGTCCAATCGGGCCAGGAAATGGCGCGTGCCTATAACCCGGCGCTTGAGCAGGTAGATACGCGGGCCTTCGAAAAGCTGATCCCGACCATGCCTGCCGATGTACTGGAAATGTGGTTTGGTAAGACCTTCAACCGTGAAGGGCTGGACGCAAAGACCCGGCTTTTGCTGACCATCGGTGCGATCACGGTGCAGGGCGCCTTGGCTGAACCGCAATTGCGGCTGACGATCCGTCAGGCGCTTGAGGCTGGTGCGACCAAGCGCGAAATCGCGGAAACTATCTACCAGATGAGCATGTTCGCGGGCTTGCCTGCCATGCAGAAGGCACTGGACATAGCAGCCAGCGTCTATGACGAGGAGGACGAGGCATGA
- a CDS encoding NADH-quinone oxidoreductase subunit J, whose amino-acid sequence MIAFAFYLFAAIACLAGFMVVMSKNPVHSVLWLILTFLCAAGLFVLQGAEFVAMLLIIVYVGAVAVLFLFVVMMLDVDFAELRGELARFLPLGILIAVALLTVLGMSFAGWQTAPGADAQLAAPIPSDISNSNAIGTVLYDRYFLAFQISGLILLVAMIGAIVLTIRHRRDIKRQNVLKQMWTDPKKQLELRDVKPGQGL is encoded by the coding sequence ATGATCGCCTTCGCATTCTATTTGTTCGCCGCCATCGCCTGCCTCGCGGGCTTTATGGTCGTCATGTCGAAGAACCCGGTTCATTCGGTGCTCTGGCTGATCCTGACCTTTCTTTGCGCCGCGGGGTTGTTCGTTTTGCAGGGCGCTGAGTTCGTCGCCATGCTGCTGATCATTGTCTATGTCGGCGCGGTTGCGGTGCTTTTCCTGTTCGTGGTCATGATGCTCGACGTTGATTTCGCGGAATTGCGGGGCGAGCTTGCGCGCTTCCTTCCCTTAGGAATCCTGATCGCCGTCGCACTGCTGACCGTGCTGGGGATGAGCTTTGCCGGCTGGCAGACCGCACCGGGTGCCGACGCGCAACTGGCCGCGCCGATCCCGTCCGATATCTCCAACTCCAACGCGATCGGGACAGTGCTGTATGACCGTTACTTCCTGGCGTTTCAGATTTCCGGTTTGATCCTGCTGGTGGCCATGATCGGTGCAATCGTCCTGACGATCCGCCATCGCCGCGACATCAAGCGCCAGAATGTGCTGAAACAGATGTGGACCGATCCGAAGAAGCAGTTGGAGCTGCGCGACGTTAAACCGGGTCAGGGGCTGTGA